Proteins co-encoded in one Phalacrocorax carbo chromosome 5, bPhaCar2.1, whole genome shotgun sequence genomic window:
- the ACKR3 gene encoding atypical chemokine receptor 3 yields MSALDLTSILDFLETANLTEINWTCNNSDCITVDATTCPGTLNKSALLYTLSFFYIFIFVIGLVANSVVVWVNLQAKTTGYETHLYIFNLAIADLCVVITLPVWVVSLVQHNQWHMGEITCKITHLIFSINLYSSIFFLACMSVDRYLSVAYFTNSSNRKKKIIRRCICILVWLLAFSASLPDTYYLKTVSSNNETYCRPVYPEESFKEWLIGMELISVVLGFLIPFPVIALFYFLLVKTISASSDQERKSNGKIIFSYVVVFLVCWLPYHVAVLLDIFYSLHFIPFSCQMENFLYATLHVTQCFSLVHCCVNPILYSFINRNYRYELMKAFIFKYSAKTGLTKLIDASRVSEAEYSALEQNAK; encoded by the coding sequence ATGAGTGCACTTGATTTGACTTCCATCCTCGATTTTCTGGAGACGGCCAACTTGACAGAGATCAACTGGACGTGCAACAACAGTGACTGCATCACGGTTGATGCAACAACATGCCCTGGCACGCTCAACAAAAGTGCCCTGCTATACACCCTGTCCTTCTTCTACATTTTCATCTTTGTCATAGGGCTGGTGGCCAACTCAGTTGTGGTATGGGTCAATCTCCAAGCCAAAACGACTGGCTATGAAACCCACCTCTACATCTTTAATTTGGCTATTGCCGATCTGTGTGTCGTCATCACCCTTCCAGTGTGGGTCGTCTCCCTTGTCCAGCATAACCAGTGGCATATGGGAGAAATCACGTGCAAGATAACTCACCTTATATTTTCCATCAATTTATACAGCAGCATCTTCTTCCTGGCATGCATGAGTGTGGACCGCTACCTCTCAGTTGCCTATTTTACCAATTCCAGCAATCGCAAGAAGAAGATAATTCGTCGCTGCATCTGTATCTTGGTATGGCTCcttgccttctctgcatctctCCCAGATACCTATTACCTCAAGACTGTCTCTTCGAACAACGAAACCTATTGCCGCCCTGTCTACCCAGAGGAGAGCTTCAAAGAGTGGTTAATTGGCATGGAGCTCATCTCCGTCGTGCTGGGCTTTCTTATCCCTTTTCCTGTGATTGCtctcttttatttcctccttgtGAAGACCATTTCTGCCTCCAGTGACCAAGAGAGGAAGAGCAATGGGAAGATCATTTTCTCCTATGTTGTTGTGTTTCTTGTCTGCTGGTTACCTTACCATGTAGCTGTCCTGCTTGACATCTTCTATAGCCTCCATTTCATACCTTTCAGTTGTCAGATGGAGAACTTCTTGTATGCCACTCTTCACGTCACTCAGTGTTTCTCTCTAGTCCATTGCTGCGTCAACCCCATCCTGTACAGCTTCATTAACCGCAACTACAGATATGAGCTCATGAAAGCCTTTATTTTCAAGTACTCTGCCAAAACTGGTCTCACTAAACTTATCGATGCTTCCAGAGTGTCAGAGGCAGAATACTCTGCTCTggagcaaaatgcaaaataa